From a region of the Agrobacterium tumefaciens genome:
- a CDS encoding response regulator yields the protein MVPQRVVIVEDEYLVALDIEAVLQSLGIETIVIATTLAQAQNAVQTERPDCVLLDVSLSDGKSYDFARSLRSDGVPFGFVSGYSDTSGFPEDLTHAPLLGKPFGENDIAIFIEKITAPAS from the coding sequence ATGGTGCCGCAGCGGGTTGTCATCGTTGAGGATGAATATCTGGTGGCGCTCGATATCGAAGCCGTTCTCCAGTCCCTCGGAATAGAAACGATCGTGATCGCGACCACCTTGGCGCAGGCGCAGAACGCCGTGCAGACCGAGCGTCCCGACTGCGTGCTTCTTGATGTCAGCCTTTCCGATGGCAAAAGTTACGACTTTGCCCGCAGTCTTCGAAGCGATGGTGTGCCGTTCGGTTTTGTCAGTGGCTACAGCGACACGAGCGGATTTCCCGAGGATCTCACGCACGCGCCACTGCTCGGCAAACCGTTTGGCGAAAACGACATCGCCATTTTCATCGAAAAGATCACCGCACCGGCGTCGTGA
- the recO gene encoding DNA repair protein RecO codes for MQWQDEAIILGVKRHGETSVIAEVMTRSRGRYLGMVRSGRSRSMQPVLQAGNRVDVVWRARLHDHLGEYRIEPLQLRAAQLMETATAVYGVQAMGALLRLLPERDPHPHLYQALDIILDNLHDPADAGELFVRFELAVLNDLGFGLDLAECAATGLRTDLVYVSPKTGRAVCRAAGAPYADRMLALPAFLSEEQSEAADCESLAAAFRLTAHFLNRHVYDPRGLNENAARDGFVQAALKALQRKTASPTLDKAG; via the coding sequence ATGCAGTGGCAGGACGAGGCAATCATTCTGGGCGTAAAGCGCCACGGCGAGACAAGTGTGATCGCCGAGGTGATGACGCGTTCGCGTGGCCGCTATCTTGGAATGGTTCGTTCCGGCCGGTCGCGCAGCATGCAGCCGGTTCTGCAGGCGGGCAACAGAGTGGATGTCGTCTGGCGTGCACGCCTGCATGACCATCTCGGTGAATACCGCATCGAACCGCTGCAACTGCGTGCGGCGCAACTGATGGAAACCGCAACAGCGGTCTATGGCGTTCAGGCCATGGGTGCCCTGTTGCGGCTTTTGCCCGAGCGAGACCCGCACCCGCATCTCTATCAGGCTCTGGATATCATTCTCGATAATCTTCATGATCCGGCCGATGCCGGTGAGCTGTTCGTGCGGTTCGAACTGGCTGTATTGAACGACCTCGGTTTCGGGCTCGATCTTGCCGAATGCGCTGCGACCGGTTTGCGGACCGATCTCGTCTATGTATCGCCGAAAACGGGCAGGGCGGTGTGCCGTGCAGCCGGCGCTCCCTATGCCGACCGCATGTTGGCGCTTCCTGCATTTCTGAGTGAAGAGCAATCAGAGGCCGCCGATTGTGAAAGTCTTGCCGCTGCGTTTCGGCTGACCGCGCATTTTCTCAACCGGCATGTTTATGATCCGCGTGGTCTCAACGAAAACGCCGCCCGCGACGGTTTCGTGCAGGCGGCGCTGAAAGCGCTGCAGCGTAAGACCGCGTCGCCCACACTCGACAAGGCGGGATAA